In Erigeron canadensis isolate Cc75 chromosome 7, C_canadensis_v1, whole genome shotgun sequence, one DNA window encodes the following:
- the LOC122608681 gene encoding non-specific lipid-transfer protein 1-like isoform X1 encodes MEGGAKVALVATLVAIVVASVPRSSESAVTCQLVVSRLTPCATYLIRGGQVPQTCCHGVQTLYKEANTKTDRQIACTCMEQAANLVPGLNINYASELPTKCDVSIPYKISRTFDCSTVE; translated from the exons ATGGAAGGTGGAGCAAAGGTGGCATTAGTGGCGACGCTCGTGGCCATAGTAGTGGCAAGTGTACCTCGTTCATCAGAGAGCGCGGTGACTTGTCAGTTAGTGGTTAGTAGGCTAACTCCATGTGCCACCTACCTGATTAGAGGAGGTCAAGTGCCTCAAACATGTTGTCATGGGGTTCAGACGTTGTACAAGGAAGCGAACACCAAAACTGACCGCCAGATAGCTTGTACATGTATGGAACAAGCCGCTAACTTGGTTCCTGGCCTTAATATAAACTACGCTAGTGAACTCCCAACAAAATGCGATGTTTCTATTCCTTACAAGATTAGCCGCACCTTTGATTGCTCCAC GGTAGAATGA
- the LOC122608681 gene encoding non-specific lipid-transfer protein 1-like isoform X2, which yields MKKLLCAMVAFMVMLAIPWTEAAFENCGQVVSFFVPCTKYLTSGGEVRAACCDSLKGLKAIIKTSYDIKLACVCIDNLYTSDPRIKSVYLEALPEECDLDIPFIISEDEDCDSVE from the exons ATGAAGAAGCTTCTTTGTGCCATGGTGGCTTTCATGGTGATGTTAGCCATTCCCTGGACGGAGGCCGCCTTTGAAAACTGCGGTCAAGTTGTGTCTTTCTTTGTGCCATGCACAAAATACCTAACGAGCGGTGGTGAGGTTCGGGCAGCTTGTTGTGATAGTCTTAAGGGACTGAAAGCCATCATAAAAACAAGCTATGACATCAAGTTGGCTTGTGTTTGCATAGATAATTTATATACGTCTGACCCCCGTATCAAATCCGTATATCTCGAAGCTCTTCCTGAAGAGTGCGATCTTGACATTCCTTTCATCATATCCGAAGACGAAGACTGTGACTC GGTAGAATGA